A stretch of Miscanthus floridulus cultivar M001 chromosome 13, ASM1932011v1, whole genome shotgun sequence DNA encodes these proteins:
- the LOC136500843 gene encoding uncharacterized protein encodes MASEEMKATEVAALLDLKPHPEGGFYAETFRDGSVTLTTSQLPPHYKVDRAVSTAIYFLLPAGSVSRLHRIPCAETWHFYKGEPLTVFELHDDGHIDLTVIGPHLEAGQRPQYTVPPNIWFGSFPTLDVESFASDGSVLVKSRKRDPELHYSLVGCTCAPGFQYEDFEMAKFEDVSSIAPKAEPFLKFLIPSTE; translated from the exons ATGGCCTCGGAGGAGATGAAAGCGACGGAGgtggcggcgctgctggatcTGAAGCCGCACCCGGAGGGCGGCTTCTACGCCGAGACCTTCCGCGACGGCTCCGTCACGCTAACTACCTCCCAGCTCCCGCCCCACT ACAAGGTTGACCGTGCTGTTAGCACTGCAATCTACTTCTTACTTCCTGCAGGGAGTGTTTCACGTCTCCACCGCATTCCCTGTGCTGAAACCTGGCACTTCTACAAGGGAGAGCCTCTCACG GTCTTTGAGCTTCACGACGATGGTCACATTGACCTTACTGTCATTGGCCCACACCTTGAGGCTGGCCAGCGCCCCCAGTATACCGTGCCACCGAACATCTGGTTTGGCTCCTTCCCCACACTAGACGTCGAGTCGTTCGCGTCTGATGGTAGCGTTCTCGTCAAATCTCGAAAGAGGGACCCCGAGCTGCATTACTCCCTTGTTGGCTGCACCTGTGCCCCTGGCTTCCAGTACGAGGACTTTGAAATGGCCAAATTTGAGGACGTGAGTTCCATTGCTCCCAAGGCTGAACCCTTCCTCAAGTTCCTTATTCCCTCTACCGAGTAA